Proteins co-encoded in one Bremerella sp. TYQ1 genomic window:
- the pilM gene encoding type IV pilus biogenesis protein PilM, translating into MAKKLAIEWDSRSLRMLVARQRGSSIAVEQAFHFPLTTSPDGTETTSLESRVGRLLADQVSALGLSKLPTIVGVSRSSIELQVVAVPPVPDDELPDIVRYQAMRECTSLGEDGTVDFVKLPSSEDGQARVHAAAISAKNLKSIQKICDQAQLQPESFYVRSFGAAHLAATQSKLASSAFLLVEILEDRAELTVVSDGNVILTRSTRVPGEADSEQFTKSLQGEIRRTILAAQTKIKSDSISQIVILGESTQPQIWRSFGDDLKASVEFLDPFSAEHVSCTVEVAPETASQFGGLLGILLADGSTYHAKIDFLNPRRKPDPPDRKRIFALGGLAAASVVVAAVYLLYSGISAREAEITELKEDIAKIQKSNKPLVELEEEVLEIDSWVNADVQWLDELYRMSDKLPSADEMITTRIHMQPANNQGGTAALEGYVSDQSVIGKIESSLMGENHAVLGKGTQERTYGEAYSISFQEYVTITPDGTDRFAPRVEETETPEAEDTETKDETSEVSTEPKTDKTEEAPADAAADVVSTTGDQS; encoded by the coding sequence ATGGCTAAGAAACTTGCAATTGAATGGGATTCGCGATCTCTCCGCATGTTGGTGGCACGCCAGCGCGGTTCGAGTATTGCCGTGGAACAAGCATTCCATTTCCCTCTGACCACGTCGCCAGACGGTACCGAAACCACATCGCTGGAAAGCCGCGTTGGCCGTTTGCTCGCCGATCAAGTGTCGGCCCTCGGCTTGAGCAAACTTCCGACCATCGTCGGCGTCAGTCGGTCGTCGATCGAGCTTCAAGTTGTCGCCGTCCCTCCTGTGCCAGACGACGAACTTCCCGACATCGTCCGATATCAGGCCATGAGGGAATGTACCAGCCTGGGCGAAGACGGAACGGTCGACTTCGTCAAGTTACCCTCCAGCGAAGATGGGCAAGCACGCGTACATGCTGCGGCAATCTCCGCCAAGAATCTGAAGTCGATCCAGAAGATCTGCGATCAGGCCCAACTTCAGCCTGAGAGCTTTTACGTTCGATCATTCGGAGCTGCCCATCTTGCAGCGACCCAATCGAAGCTTGCGTCGTCTGCGTTTTTGCTGGTCGAAATACTCGAAGACCGTGCCGAGCTCACCGTCGTTTCTGACGGAAATGTAATCCTCACACGATCGACACGAGTCCCTGGCGAAGCAGATTCGGAACAATTCACCAAGTCACTTCAAGGTGAAATCCGCCGAACAATTCTTGCTGCCCAAACCAAGATCAAATCAGATTCGATCTCGCAAATCGTTATTTTGGGTGAGTCGACACAACCTCAGATCTGGCGATCGTTCGGTGATGATCTGAAAGCATCGGTCGAGTTTCTCGATCCGTTTTCTGCGGAGCATGTTTCCTGCACGGTTGAAGTCGCCCCGGAAACGGCCAGCCAGTTTGGTGGATTACTTGGAATCTTGCTTGCTGACGGTTCCACGTATCACGCGAAGATCGATTTCTTAAATCCACGCCGCAAACCTGATCCGCCTGATCGAAAACGCATATTCGCTCTCGGCGGACTTGCTGCTGCATCGGTCGTAGTGGCCGCCGTCTATCTTCTTTACAGCGGTATCTCAGCTCGCGAAGCGGAGATCACTGAGTTGAAAGAGGACATCGCCAAAATTCAAAAATCGAATAAGCCTCTCGTCGAACTTGAAGAGGAAGTGCTCGAAATCGACAGCTGGGTTAACGCTGACGTTCAGTGGCTCGACGAGCTCTATCGAATGTCGGACAAATTACCCTCGGCCGACGAGATGATCACCACTCGAATTCATATGCAGCCGGCCAACAACCAAGGTGGAACTGCCGCCCTGGAAGGCTACGTTTCCGATCAATCTGTCATCGGCAAGATAGAATCGAGCCTAATGGGCGAGAATCATGCCGTCCTTGGGAAAGGAACCCAGGAGCGAACCTACGGCGAGGCCTATTCCATCAGTTTCCAGGAATACGTCACCATCACGCCAGATGGTACAGATCGCTTTGCTCCAAGAGTTGAAGAAACAGAGACTCCTGAAGCAGAGGACACAGAAACCAAGGACGAAACATCCGAGGTTTCCACCGAACCGAAAACGGACAAAACAGAAGAAGCTCCAGCCGATGCGGCAGCAGACGTTGTTAGCACCACGGGAGACCAGTCATGA